The Zingiber officinale cultivar Zhangliang chromosome 9A, Zo_v1.1, whole genome shotgun sequence genome window below encodes:
- the LOC122020584 gene encoding probable sodium/metabolite cotransporter BASS3, chloroplastic isoform X3, whose translation MAALPPSACRGGIGAGRCSRHHVQVKVLPLPSLALTALSTTPSLKLRAARRRTRWGWTACSTSFPRLGRVGWHRREGSASLLSFGAAPGELLAGGGGNQASDDLSQALSALLPFVVAATAVSALVNPATFSWPLALSVGYIAQYALKPLLGLLIAKAFRTPTMFYAGFILTCCVAGAQLSSYASFLSKSDVALSILLTSSTTISSVLVTPLLTGLLIGSVVPVDGVAMSKSILQVVLFPVALGLLLNTYAKPFVNLIRPIMPFIAMFCTSLCIGSPLSINRSQILSSNGLMLLFPIITFHLVAFMVGYWFAKLPMLRQEESACRTISLCTGMQSSTLAGLLATQFLGGSHAVPAACSVVVMAIMGLSLASFWGTGYRIRDIPLLVLPDS comes from the exons ATGGCCGCTCTGCCCCCCTCCGCCTGCCGTGGTGGCATCGGCGCCGGCCGCTGTTCCCGGCATCATGTACAGGTAAAGGTGCTTCCTCTGCCTTCTTTGGCGCTGACGGCGCTGTCGACGACCCCATCCCTGAAACTAAGGGCTGCCCGCCGGCGGACTAGGTGGGGTTGGACGGCGTGCTCGACGTCGTTCCCGAGGCTGGGGAGGGTCGGGTGGCACCGCAGGGAGGGAAGCGCCTCGCTCCTCTCGTTTGGGGCAGCGCCCGGGGAGCTCCTCGCCGGTGGCGGAGGCAACCAGGCCTCAGATGACCTATCGCAGGCCCTCTCGGCGCTTCTCCCCTTTGTCGTCGCTGCTACTGCAGTCTCTGCCTTAGTCAACCCGGCCACGTTTTCCTG GCCTTTAGCTCTCTCTGTTGGATATATTGCACAGTATGCTCTTAAACCACTTTTAGGTTTGTTGATTGCAAAAGCATTCAGAACTCCAACTATGTTCTATGCTGGCTTTATCCTTACTTGCTGTGTTGCTGGCGCTCAGCTTTCTAGTTATGCTAGCTTCTTGAGTAAGAGTGATGTAGCTTTGAGCATTCTACTTACTAGCTCGACAACAATCTCCTCAGTACTTGTTACACCTCTTCTCACTGGTCTTTTGATTGGTTCTGTGGTTCCAGTAGATGGAGTTGCTATGTCAAAGTCCATTTTGCAG GTGGTTCTATTTCCTGTTGCCTTGGGACTTCTTCTCAACACTTACGCAAAGCCCTTTGTGAACCTCATCAGACCTATAATGCCCTTCATTGCTATGTTTTGTACATCATTGTGCATTGGAAGCCCTCTTTCCATCAATCGGAGTCAGATCCTGTCTTCAAATGGACTTATGTTACTTTTTCCAATTATAACATTTCATCTTGTTGCTTTCATGGTGGGCTACTGGTTTGCTAAATTGCCCATGCTTAG GCAAGAGGAGTCAGCTTGCAGAACAATTTCACTGTGCACCGGAATGCAGAGCTCCACACTCGCAGGGCTTCTTGCGACACAATTTCTAGGAGGCAGCCATGCAGTTCCCGCAGCTTGCTCAGTCGTGGTGATGGCAATAATGGGTTTAAGCCTTGCATCCTTTTGGGGCACTGGATACAGAATCAGAGACATCCCTTTACTGGTTCTGCCCGACTCCTGA
- the LOC122020584 gene encoding probable sodium/metabolite cotransporter BASS3, chloroplastic isoform X2: protein MAALPPSACRGGIGAGRCSRHHVQVKVLPLPSLALTALSTTPSLKLRAARRRTRWGWTACSTSFPRLGRVGWHRREGSASLLSFGAAPGELLAGGGGNQASDDLSQALSALLPFVVAATAVSALVNPATFSWVSKEYYAPALGGIMLSIGIRPLALSVGYIAQYALKPLLGLLIAKAFRTPTMFYAGFILTCCVAGAQLSSYASFLSKSDVALSILLTSSTTISSVLVTPLLTGLLIGSVVPVDGVAMSKSILQVVLFPVALGLLLNTYAKPFVNLIRPIMPFIAMFCTSLCIGSPLSINRSQILSSNGLMLLFPIITFHLVAFMVGYWFAKLPMLRQEESACRTISLCTGMQSSTLAGLLATQFLGGSHAVPAACSVVVMAIMGLSLASFWGTGYRIRDIPLLVLPDS, encoded by the exons ATGGCCGCTCTGCCCCCCTCCGCCTGCCGTGGTGGCATCGGCGCCGGCCGCTGTTCCCGGCATCATGTACAGGTAAAGGTGCTTCCTCTGCCTTCTTTGGCGCTGACGGCGCTGTCGACGACCCCATCCCTGAAACTAAGGGCTGCCCGCCGGCGGACTAGGTGGGGTTGGACGGCGTGCTCGACGTCGTTCCCGAGGCTGGGGAGGGTCGGGTGGCACCGCAGGGAGGGAAGCGCCTCGCTCCTCTCGTTTGGGGCAGCGCCCGGGGAGCTCCTCGCCGGTGGCGGAGGCAACCAGGCCTCAGATGACCTATCGCAGGCCCTCTCGGCGCTTCTCCCCTTTGTCGTCGCTGCTACTGCAGTCTCTGCCTTAGTCAACCCGGCCACGTTTTCCTG GGTTTCAAAAGAATATTATGCACCTGCTCTTGGTGGAATTATGCTATCCATTGGTATCAG GCCTTTAGCTCTCTCTGTTGGATATATTGCACAGTATGCTCTTAAACCACTTTTAGGTTTGTTGATTGCAAAAGCATTCAGAACTCCAACTATGTTCTATGCTGGCTTTATCCTTACTTGCTGTGTTGCTGGCGCTCAGCTTTCTAGTTATGCTAGCTTCTTGAGTAAGAGTGATGTAGCTTTGAGCATTCTACTTACTAGCTCGACAACAATCTCCTCAGTACTTGTTACACCTCTTCTCACTGGTCTTTTGATTGGTTCTGTGGTTCCAGTAGATGGAGTTGCTATGTCAAAGTCCATTTTGCAG GTGGTTCTATTTCCTGTTGCCTTGGGACTTCTTCTCAACACTTACGCAAAGCCCTTTGTGAACCTCATCAGACCTATAATGCCCTTCATTGCTATGTTTTGTACATCATTGTGCATTGGAAGCCCTCTTTCCATCAATCGGAGTCAGATCCTGTCTTCAAATGGACTTATGTTACTTTTTCCAATTATAACATTTCATCTTGTTGCTTTCATGGTGGGCTACTGGTTTGCTAAATTGCCCATGCTTAG GCAAGAGGAGTCAGCTTGCAGAACAATTTCACTGTGCACCGGAATGCAGAGCTCCACACTCGCAGGGCTTCTTGCGACACAATTTCTAGGAGGCAGCCATGCAGTTCCCGCAGCTTGCTCAGTCGTGGTGATGGCAATAATGGGTTTAAGCCTTGCATCCTTTTGGGGCACTGGATACAGAATCAGAGACATCCCTTTACTGGTTCTGCCCGACTCCTGA
- the LOC122020584 gene encoding probable sodium/metabolite cotransporter BASS3, chloroplastic isoform X1, which yields MAALPPSACRGGIGAGRCSRHHVQVKVLPLPSLALTALSTTPSLKLRAARRRTRWGWTACSTSFPRLGRVGWHRREGSASLLSFGAAPGELLAGGGGNQASDDLSQALSALLPFVVAATAVSALVNPATFSWVSKEYYAPALGGIMLSIGIRLSIDDFALAFKRPLALSVGYIAQYALKPLLGLLIAKAFRTPTMFYAGFILTCCVAGAQLSSYASFLSKSDVALSILLTSSTTISSVLVTPLLTGLLIGSVVPVDGVAMSKSILQVVLFPVALGLLLNTYAKPFVNLIRPIMPFIAMFCTSLCIGSPLSINRSQILSSNGLMLLFPIITFHLVAFMVGYWFAKLPMLRQEESACRTISLCTGMQSSTLAGLLATQFLGGSHAVPAACSVVVMAIMGLSLASFWGTGYRIRDIPLLVLPDS from the exons ATGGCCGCTCTGCCCCCCTCCGCCTGCCGTGGTGGCATCGGCGCCGGCCGCTGTTCCCGGCATCATGTACAGGTAAAGGTGCTTCCTCTGCCTTCTTTGGCGCTGACGGCGCTGTCGACGACCCCATCCCTGAAACTAAGGGCTGCCCGCCGGCGGACTAGGTGGGGTTGGACGGCGTGCTCGACGTCGTTCCCGAGGCTGGGGAGGGTCGGGTGGCACCGCAGGGAGGGAAGCGCCTCGCTCCTCTCGTTTGGGGCAGCGCCCGGGGAGCTCCTCGCCGGTGGCGGAGGCAACCAGGCCTCAGATGACCTATCGCAGGCCCTCTCGGCGCTTCTCCCCTTTGTCGTCGCTGCTACTGCAGTCTCTGCCTTAGTCAACCCGGCCACGTTTTCCTG GGTTTCAAAAGAATATTATGCACCTGCTCTTGGTGGAATTATGCTATCCATTGGTATCAGGTTGTCCATTGATGATTTTGCTCTTGCTTTTAAgag GCCTTTAGCTCTCTCTGTTGGATATATTGCACAGTATGCTCTTAAACCACTTTTAGGTTTGTTGATTGCAAAAGCATTCAGAACTCCAACTATGTTCTATGCTGGCTTTATCCTTACTTGCTGTGTTGCTGGCGCTCAGCTTTCTAGTTATGCTAGCTTCTTGAGTAAGAGTGATGTAGCTTTGAGCATTCTACTTACTAGCTCGACAACAATCTCCTCAGTACTTGTTACACCTCTTCTCACTGGTCTTTTGATTGGTTCTGTGGTTCCAGTAGATGGAGTTGCTATGTCAAAGTCCATTTTGCAG GTGGTTCTATTTCCTGTTGCCTTGGGACTTCTTCTCAACACTTACGCAAAGCCCTTTGTGAACCTCATCAGACCTATAATGCCCTTCATTGCTATGTTTTGTACATCATTGTGCATTGGAAGCCCTCTTTCCATCAATCGGAGTCAGATCCTGTCTTCAAATGGACTTATGTTACTTTTTCCAATTATAACATTTCATCTTGTTGCTTTCATGGTGGGCTACTGGTTTGCTAAATTGCCCATGCTTAG GCAAGAGGAGTCAGCTTGCAGAACAATTTCACTGTGCACCGGAATGCAGAGCTCCACACTCGCAGGGCTTCTTGCGACACAATTTCTAGGAGGCAGCCATGCAGTTCCCGCAGCTTGCTCAGTCGTGGTGATGGCAATAATGGGTTTAAGCCTTGCATCCTTTTGGGGCACTGGATACAGAATCAGAGACATCCCTTTACTGGTTCTGCCCGACTCCTGA